In Felis catus isolate Fca126 chromosome A2, F.catus_Fca126_mat1.0, whole genome shotgun sequence, the following proteins share a genomic window:
- the LOC123383985 gene encoding cytochrome c oxidase assembly protein COX14-like, which translates to MIKNGVFPLGSNIDQNLAAYVDIQWTVKGGDNISTAKQPADIGYKTFFTSMMLFAVHGDYLCSTQAYHYLQWHCSQCQAAEEQETSGVL; encoded by the exons ATGATAAAGAATGGAGTTTTTCCACTGGGGTCTAATATAGACCAGAACCTAGCAGCCTATGTGGATATACAGTGGACAGTGAAAG GTGGGGACAACATATCAACTGCCAAGCAACCTGCTGACATTGGCTACAAGACCTTCTTTACCTCCATGATGCTCTTCGCTGTACATGGGGACTACTTGTGCAGTACCCAAGCCTACCACTATCTCCAGTGGCACTGCTCCCAATGCCAGGCTGCAGAAGAACAGGAGACCTCAGGAGTCCTGTAG